From a single Alkalihalophilus pseudofirmus genomic region:
- the hutP gene encoding hut operon transcriptional regulator HutP, producing MALNKERRIGRHAVLLLLSDESEGELERLRQLDWIGCKGKVGSMEAHKVVAAIETAAKKNGIIQPDLYRESHALYHAIMEALHGVTRGQVQLGSVHRTVGLTFAVLRGNPYENAQEGDWIAVSLYGTIGAPVKGSEHEAIGLGVNHI from the coding sequence ATGGCTTTGAATAAGGAACGACGGATTGGCCGGCATGCCGTTTTACTCCTTCTTTCAGATGAGTCAGAAGGGGAATTAGAGAGGCTTCGGCAGCTGGATTGGATTGGCTGTAAAGGGAAAGTAGGATCAATGGAAGCACACAAAGTCGTTGCTGCCATTGAAACAGCAGCGAAGAAAAATGGGATTATACAACCAGATTTATACCGTGAGTCGCATGCGTTGTATCATGCGATTATGGAAGCCTTGCATGGTGTCACGCGAGGACAGGTGCAGTTAGGTTCGGTGCACAGAACCGTCGGACTGACATTTGCTGTGCTTCGTGGTAATCCGTATGAAAACGCGCAAGAAGGAGATTGGATTGCTGTTTCACTGTATGGAACGATTGGAGCGCCTGTTAAGGGATCCGAGCATGAGGCGATCGGCCTTGGAGTAAACCACATATAA
- a CDS encoding FusB/FusC family EF-G-binding protein has protein sequence MDKLRNKYDVVEMIVPFLRSDQYNFIRYQIGTLVHAHTTIKDAGVLHALKGSALDKITDMLTDATPGQLELLEQVITAEDFANAEFELRELKRYVIPFPHLTDKTIAKLFPKAKKLKAPSLDEVDYRELSYFGWYDIRSERKFLIVRDQEVLKGIQGTFTESKKGICSICNGHEELGLFMANVKTSQEQYTNRGNYICKDSEKCNRNMTSLGKLETFIDLYRV, from the coding sequence GTGGATAAATTGAGAAATAAATATGATGTAGTCGAAATGATTGTCCCTTTTTTGAGAAGCGACCAGTACAACTTTATCAGGTATCAGATCGGCACTCTCGTTCATGCTCATACGACGATTAAAGATGCTGGAGTATTGCATGCATTAAAAGGCAGTGCTTTAGATAAAATTACAGATATGCTGACAGATGCGACTCCTGGTCAACTGGAGCTGCTCGAACAGGTCATCACTGCAGAAGATTTTGCTAATGCAGAATTTGAGCTTAGAGAATTGAAGCGATATGTGATCCCCTTTCCTCATTTAACGGATAAAACGATTGCAAAGCTATTTCCTAAAGCTAAGAAACTAAAAGCCCCTTCTCTTGATGAGGTCGATTATAGAGAGCTCTCTTATTTTGGCTGGTATGACATTCGTTCGGAACGCAAATTTTTAATTGTCCGTGATCAAGAGGTGTTAAAAGGCATTCAAGGAACCTTTACGGAGAGCAAAAAAGGAATATGTTCCATTTGCAACGGTCATGAAGAGCTTGGACTATTCATGGCAAACGTAAAAACAAGCCAGGAACAATACACAAATAGAGGCAATTATATTTGTAAAGACAGTGAGAAATGCAACCGAAATATGACGAGTTTAGGTAAGCTAGAAACGTTTATTGATCTTTATAGAGTGTGA
- a CDS encoding DUF6143 family protein: MSFDHYDSFNKSVNIPNPLYQSLKGRYYVGQTEILRLQKGKHAWGGLFNPTRSDIDLFVNAFTITNYTSQPIVAEIWFNPKLPGRPSISNLITPANTTRTPLVDPEVKIASADLVKGNPKKGVNAFKRIVPPMSTLASDEDGKYIFPPCGAFVLFLRTLDGGPAEAELAFGWFEKDICE, translated from the coding sequence TTGTCATTTGATCACTATGACAGCTTTAATAAGTCTGTTAATATACCAAACCCGCTGTACCAATCATTAAAAGGCAGGTATTATGTCGGGCAGACAGAAATCCTTCGTTTACAAAAAGGGAAGCATGCATGGGGAGGTTTGTTTAATCCAACTCGCTCAGATATCGATTTATTCGTCAATGCGTTTACCATTACAAATTATACAAGTCAGCCTATCGTTGCAGAAATATGGTTTAACCCAAAACTGCCAGGGAGGCCATCTATCTCAAATCTAATAACTCCCGCTAATACTACTCGCACACCTCTAGTAGACCCAGAAGTGAAAATTGCTTCAGCAGACCTAGTAAAAGGCAATCCAAAAAAGGGGGTCAATGCGTTTAAACGAATTGTTCCGCCGATGAGTACATTAGCTAGTGATGAAGACGGGAAATATATTTTCCCTCCATGCGGGGCATTTGTTCTTTTTTTACGTACCTTAGATGGCGGCCCAGCAGAGGCAGAGCTTGCATTTGGCTGGTTTGAGAAGGACATTTGCGAATAG
- a CDS encoding ZIP family metal transporter: MESLLIGSLLASLATGAGAIPILFFRDLNHRKRDILLAYAAGIMVAAATFELIPEAMEYSSSVWTVVIGVLLGTVALMILEKNVPHIDLEHKAQRIEIDRKAMLVISAIILHNLPEGLAVGVSYASDNEALGPLIALAVGLQNAPEGLLVALYLVNQKISRIKAFLIATATGLVEVVTAIIGYLLASRVEFLLPYGLAFAAGAMLFIVYKELIPESHGDGNETVATYAFIFGLLSMLVLVFYFG, translated from the coding sequence ATGGAATCTTTACTAATTGGAAGCTTACTGGCCTCTCTTGCAACAGGTGCAGGAGCGATCCCAATCTTATTTTTTCGTGATTTAAATCATCGAAAGCGTGATATATTACTTGCTTATGCTGCCGGTATTATGGTGGCAGCCGCAACATTTGAATTAATACCTGAAGCAATGGAGTATTCAAGTTCAGTGTGGACGGTCGTTATAGGAGTGCTGCTTGGTACGGTGGCCCTTATGATCTTAGAGAAAAATGTGCCGCATATTGACCTTGAGCATAAAGCACAACGAATTGAAATCGACCGAAAAGCAATGCTTGTCATTTCAGCCATCATTCTTCATAACTTGCCAGAAGGATTGGCGGTAGGTGTGAGCTATGCAAGTGATAACGAAGCTTTAGGACCCCTGATTGCACTCGCTGTTGGACTGCAAAATGCTCCTGAGGGACTGCTCGTTGCGCTATACCTTGTGAATCAAAAGATCAGCCGCATCAAAGCTTTCCTTATAGCCACTGCTACGGGTTTAGTGGAAGTCGTAACAGCCATTATTGGTTATTTACTTGCCTCTAGAGTAGAATTTTTACTTCCTTATGGGCTCGCATTTGCAGCTGGTGCGATGTTATTTATTGTGTACAAAGAGCTGATCCCCGAAAGTCATGGTGACGGTAACGAAACCGTTGCAACTTATGCCTTCATCTTTGGACTGCTCTCAATGCTCGTTTTAGTTTTTTATTTTGGATGA
- a CDS encoding GNAT family N-acetyltransferase yields MKTKRIVDIEDLEKAFHIREKVFVAEQGVPLEDEFDEYDHLDGDCDHILAFYDGMAVGTGRIRVVDGIGKLERICVLEPFRAFGLGKLIIQALEELAEGKKLAKVKLHGQTQAEGFYHKLGYETASDEFMEDGIAHVVMTKEL; encoded by the coding sequence GTGAAAACAAAACGGATTGTTGATATAGAAGATCTAGAAAAAGCCTTTCATATACGAGAAAAAGTATTTGTGGCTGAGCAAGGTGTTCCGCTAGAAGATGAATTTGATGAATATGATCATCTTGATGGAGACTGTGATCATATTTTAGCTTTTTACGATGGAATGGCTGTTGGAACGGGAAGAATCCGAGTTGTTGACGGAATTGGGAAGCTAGAAAGAATCTGTGTACTTGAGCCTTTTCGTGCCTTTGGTTTAGGCAAGTTAATCATTCAAGCGCTTGAAGAACTTGCAGAGGGGAAAAAATTGGCGAAAGTGAAACTGCATGGTCAAACTCAAGCAGAAGGATTTTATCACAAGTTAGGATATGAAACAGCTTCAGATGAATTTATGGAAGATGGCATTGCCCATGTTGTGATGACAAAGGAACTTTAA
- a CDS encoding fasciclin domain-containing protein: MKKTKFAFVLLAFMMVVSFTANVLAAEQTEAKDIVETAVAAGEFNTLAAALEKAGLVDALKGEGPFTVFAPTDEAFDKLLKELGVTADQLLAREDLATILQYHVIPGKVLSSDLKDGMKVKTLADKEVTISLNPTRVNNANVTTADIEASNGVIHVIDAVLIPAE; the protein is encoded by the coding sequence ATGAAAAAAACAAAATTTGCATTTGTATTACTTGCATTTATGATGGTTGTCTCGTTTACAGCTAACGTATTGGCTGCAGAACAGACAGAGGCAAAGGATATCGTGGAAACTGCAGTTGCTGCAGGTGAATTTAACACATTAGCGGCCGCTCTTGAGAAAGCGGGTCTTGTTGATGCACTTAAAGGAGAAGGTCCTTTCACTGTATTTGCTCCAACAGATGAAGCATTCGACAAGCTATTAAAGGAACTTGGGGTGACAGCTGATCAACTTCTAGCTCGTGAAGACCTAGCAACAATCCTTCAGTACCACGTAATACCAGGAAAAGTATTATCTAGTGACTTGAAAGATGGAATGAAAGTAAAAACACTTGCTGATAAAGAAGTGACCATTTCACTAAACCCAACACGCGTGAACAATGCGAATGTCACTACTGCAGACATCGAAGCATCAAACGGCGTGATTCACGTGATTGACGCTGTATTAATTCCTGCTGAGTAA
- a CDS encoding YhgE/Pip domain-containing protein yields MMMKMKRLPVAALAVLLVAPSFLVDAAPQTIAAQAASTTQTEGELASKEEVIYANLLADGSLDQMYIVNTLNVSKAGTIMDYGNYNSLKNLTDLTELEQMEDHVQVEAEKGPFYYQGNVDGTMQLPWDITVTYFLDGKEVSPDELAGADGSLEINIETQANDDVAPAFFENYLLQISMLLEEGVYSNIETEEGMIANAGKNKQVTFTVMPEQEEELSLSADVVDFESDGIEIAAVPSTMSIDSPDIEEITSEFNSLSDAIKEIDNGVGELKNGISELNSGVASLYDGSGQFRNGMSELAGSSGELINGSKAIDQALSEISRSLQVTDNMDLGDLNSLPQGLTQIAEGLHETSVGLSTLRENYTLAYGSLDEAMTAIPDHQISESDIQSLYESGADPAVVEKLVDTYAAAQKAKGTYTAVGAAFAAVDSTLNEVSSATKEMGDTLKSIANGLSSSLANMDSMDSLTQLQQGLAELSANYSEFHSGLVSYTNGVGELSSSYNEIHSGIGELSGGTTELENGTGELRSGTTKLYDATSNLPEQMQEEIDAMISEYDKSDFEAVSFVSDKNENVNTVQFVIKTEAIKKEEQEVTEDAEEKEENFWTRLMDLFRRG; encoded by the coding sequence ATGATGATGAAAATGAAACGACTGCCTGTTGCTGCACTAGCTGTGCTGCTTGTCGCTCCATCTTTTTTAGTAGATGCAGCGCCTCAAACGATTGCTGCTCAGGCTGCATCAACAACTCAAACCGAAGGAGAGCTCGCTTCAAAAGAGGAAGTCATCTATGCCAATTTACTGGCTGATGGCAGCCTGGATCAAATGTATATTGTGAATACGTTAAATGTATCAAAAGCTGGGACGATTATGGATTACGGTAACTATAACAGCTTGAAAAACCTTACTGATCTAACGGAGCTTGAACAAATGGAAGATCATGTTCAAGTGGAGGCAGAAAAAGGGCCGTTTTATTATCAAGGGAATGTGGATGGCACGATGCAGCTGCCATGGGATATAACCGTCACTTATTTTCTAGACGGAAAAGAAGTATCGCCTGACGAGCTTGCTGGAGCAGACGGCAGCTTAGAAATAAACATTGAAACACAAGCAAACGACGACGTAGCTCCTGCATTTTTTGAAAACTATCTGCTGCAAATTTCGATGTTGCTAGAAGAAGGCGTATATAGCAACATCGAAACAGAAGAAGGCATGATTGCGAATGCTGGGAAAAATAAGCAAGTGACTTTTACTGTCATGCCTGAACAAGAAGAGGAGCTTTCTCTTTCTGCAGATGTTGTTGACTTTGAAAGCGATGGAATTGAAATTGCTGCGGTTCCTTCTACAATGTCAATCGATTCACCTGATATCGAGGAGATTACAAGTGAATTCAACTCCTTATCAGACGCAATTAAAGAGATTGATAACGGCGTCGGGGAATTAAAAAACGGAATTTCAGAGCTGAACAGCGGAGTCGCAAGTCTTTATGATGGCTCTGGCCAATTTAGGAATGGCATGAGCGAGCTGGCTGGTTCCTCTGGTGAATTAATCAATGGCTCAAAAGCAATTGATCAAGCTTTATCAGAGATCAGCCGCTCTCTCCAAGTAACAGATAACATGGATTTAGGCGACTTAAACAGCCTGCCACAAGGATTAACACAAATTGCAGAGGGATTGCATGAAACATCTGTTGGATTAAGTACCTTAAGGGAAAATTACACGCTTGCCTATGGATCATTAGATGAGGCAATGACAGCAATTCCTGATCACCAAATCAGTGAATCTGACATTCAAAGCCTGTATGAGAGCGGAGCAGATCCCGCAGTTGTCGAGAAATTAGTGGACACGTATGCAGCTGCCCAAAAAGCGAAAGGCACGTATACTGCTGTAGGTGCGGCCTTTGCAGCTGTGGATTCTACATTAAATGAGGTAAGTTCGGCAACAAAAGAAATGGGTGACACGCTTAAGTCCATTGCTAATGGCCTCAGTTCATCTTTAGCCAATATGGACAGCATGGATTCACTTACTCAGCTGCAGCAAGGACTCGCGGAATTATCAGCGAATTACAGCGAATTTCACTCAGGTCTTGTCAGCTATACGAATGGGGTAGGAGAGTTGTCGAGCTCATATAACGAGATTCATTCAGGGATCGGTGAGCTTTCCGGCGGTACGACCGAACTTGAAAATGGCACAGGCGAACTGCGTTCTGGCACAACCAAGCTGTATGATGCAACGAGTAATTTGCCTGAGCAGATGCAAGAAGAAATTGACGCGATGATCTCAGAATATGATAAATCAGACTTTGAAGCCGTGTCCTTTGTCTCCGATAAAAACGAGAATGTAAATACGGTACAATTTGTCATAAAGACTGAAGCCATTAAAAAAGAAGAACAAGAAGTGACGGAAGATGCGGAAGAAAAAGAAGAGAATTTTTGGACCCGTCTGATGGATTTGTTTAGAAGAGGGTAA
- a CDS encoding efflux RND transporter permease subunit: MIIGLAARIIKNKKSIVIVFMLLAVISVAAQFFVSVNYNMVDYLPDEAQSTRAIEVMENEFSSSVPDTRVMVNNVTIQEALLVKEQLASIDGVSDVMWLDDAIDLKTPIEVADIDTVESYYVDQKALFQLSIRAGEEVRITDEIYELIGEEGAMAGEAVNTATSQKMAGTETMYASALLIPIIIFILVISTTSWVEPLFFLTAIGVSVLINLGTNIFIGEVSFVTQSVAPILQLAVSLDYAIFLLHSFQEYRKKTNNPEEAMQLAMKDSFSPISASAATTFFGFMALMLMSFELGADLGLSLVKGILLSFISVMVFLPALTLLFYKWMDKTKHKNFVPSFEGLGRRVMKVRFPTLILILAILVPSFLAQSNTAFTYGLGEQPESTRTGADLIAIQETFGESTPIVLLVPTGDLVKEEELVSELEEMNHVTNIISYVNTVGAGIPPEYLDESITEEFFSENYSRIIINTDTEKEGDIPFGIVEAVQGTAASYYGDTTLSLGESVTLYDIKNTVQKDNTFVNTMTVVTIAIVLLITFKSLTLPIILLVTIQAAVWINLSVPYFTNTSFDFIGYLIISTVQLAATVDYAILFSETYKEHRREMPAMQAIIKTLDEKTFSISISASILSSIGFILWITSTNPVVQSIGLLLGRGALLAFVLVLFFLPAMLYVLDKVISKTTLKANFYKGK, encoded by the coding sequence ATGATCATAGGTTTAGCAGCACGAATAATTAAAAATAAAAAGTCCATTGTGATTGTATTTATGCTTCTTGCGGTGATCTCTGTAGCAGCGCAATTTTTTGTGTCTGTCAATTACAATATGGTTGATTACCTGCCTGATGAAGCCCAGTCCACAAGGGCCATAGAAGTGATGGAAAATGAATTTTCTTCTTCAGTACCCGATACAAGAGTGATGGTTAATAATGTCACGATACAAGAAGCTCTTTTAGTTAAAGAACAGTTAGCTTCAATTGACGGGGTATCTGATGTGATGTGGCTAGATGATGCCATTGACTTAAAAACGCCGATTGAAGTCGCTGACATTGATACGGTCGAGTCTTATTACGTAGATCAGAAAGCATTATTTCAACTTAGTATTCGTGCAGGTGAGGAAGTACGGATCACAGATGAGATTTATGAATTGATCGGAGAAGAAGGGGCGATGGCCGGTGAAGCGGTCAATACAGCCACCTCTCAAAAAATGGCAGGAACGGAAACGATGTATGCTTCAGCCTTGCTCATTCCAATTATTATTTTTATTCTCGTTATCTCAACGACTTCATGGGTAGAGCCGTTATTTTTCTTAACGGCGATTGGCGTATCCGTTCTGATTAACTTAGGCACGAACATTTTTATCGGAGAAGTATCCTTTGTTACTCAATCAGTAGCGCCGATCCTGCAGCTGGCCGTATCACTGGATTATGCGATTTTCCTTCTTCACAGCTTTCAAGAATACCGAAAGAAAACAAATAACCCTGAAGAAGCGATGCAGCTTGCGATGAAAGATTCCTTTTCACCGATTTCAGCAAGTGCTGCGACCACATTTTTCGGCTTTATGGCCTTAATGTTAATGAGCTTTGAGCTCGGTGCGGACCTTGGATTAAGCCTTGTGAAAGGAATCCTGTTAAGCTTTATCAGCGTGATGGTATTCTTGCCAGCGTTAACGCTTCTATTCTATAAATGGATGGACAAAACGAAGCACAAGAATTTTGTTCCTAGCTTTGAAGGATTAGGCAGACGGGTTATGAAGGTAAGATTCCCTACACTCATTCTCATTCTAGCAATCTTAGTTCCTAGTTTCTTAGCTCAAAGCAACACTGCTTTCACATATGGACTAGGAGAGCAGCCGGAATCAACCCGCACTGGAGCTGACTTGATTGCCATTCAAGAGACATTTGGAGAATCAACGCCGATTGTTTTACTAGTGCCGACTGGTGATTTAGTAAAAGAAGAAGAGCTTGTCAGTGAGTTAGAAGAGATGAATCATGTGACTAATATTATTTCATATGTGAATACCGTCGGAGCAGGAATTCCCCCTGAATACCTAGACGAATCGATCACAGAAGAGTTCTTCTCAGAGAATTACAGCCGAATCATTATTAATACAGATACTGAAAAAGAGGGAGACATTCCGTTTGGGATCGTAGAAGCCGTTCAAGGAACTGCTGCTTCCTATTATGGAGATACAACGTTAAGCCTCGGTGAGAGTGTGACATTGTATGATATTAAGAATACGGTTCAAAAGGATAATACCTTTGTAAACACGATGACAGTTGTTACGATTGCGATTGTGCTGTTGATCACCTTTAAATCGTTGACGCTGCCAATCATTTTGCTTGTGACGATTCAAGCAGCCGTTTGGATTAACTTATCTGTCCCTTATTTTACGAATACCTCATTTGATTTTATTGGGTATCTGATTATAAGCACCGTCCAGCTCGCAGCCACTGTTGACTATGCGATTCTTTTTTCAGAAACATATAAAGAACACCGCAGAGAAATGCCGGCGATGCAAGCGATTATTAAAACATTAGATGAAAAGACATTCTCGATTTCAATATCTGCATCGATTTTATCAAGTATTGGATTTATTTTATGGATTACATCAACAAATCCTGTCGTGCAATCAATCGGACTCCTGCTTGGAAGAGGGGCGCTTTTAGCGTTCGTACTCGTCCTGTTCTTCCTGCCAGCGATGCTTTATGTACTTGATAAGGTGATCAGCAAAACGACATTAAAAGCGAATTTTTATAAGGGGAAATGA
- a CDS encoding TetR/AcrR family transcriptional regulator, with protein MNVKLDRRKKYTRMVLKESLINLLKEKQISSITVKELCELADINRSTFYSHYADPYDLLTKIEEEILVDMYQTLSSYNFNKEDEALQMTEKILEYVADNRNVCQTLLSEHGDPQFQHKVMKVTYDFTMKNWMEIHNADEKVSEYLSLYVISGSLHVLKNWLDNGMDKTPREMAELIHSFTSYGLGAIK; from the coding sequence GTGAACGTAAAATTAGATCGACGTAAAAAATATACACGTATGGTATTAAAAGAAAGCTTAATTAACTTATTAAAGGAAAAACAAATTTCATCAATAACGGTGAAAGAATTATGTGAACTGGCTGATATTAACCGCTCTACGTTCTACTCGCATTATGCTGATCCTTATGACCTGCTTACAAAAATTGAAGAAGAAATACTAGTGGATATGTACCAAACGCTCTCAAGCTATAATTTTAATAAGGAGGATGAAGCTCTGCAGATGACCGAGAAAATACTCGAATATGTAGCGGATAACCGGAATGTGTGCCAGACGCTTCTGAGTGAGCACGGCGATCCTCAATTTCAACATAAAGTCATGAAGGTGACCTATGATTTTACAATGAAAAATTGGATGGAGATCCACAATGCCGATGAGAAAGTATCAGAATACCTCAGTCTCTATGTGATCAGCGGCAGCTTACATGTCTTGAAGAACTGGCTTGATAATGGCATGGATAAAACGCCAAGAGAAATGGCCGAGCTGATTCATTCATTTACAAGCTACGGGCTTGGTGCGATTAAATAA